One genomic segment of Capricornis sumatraensis isolate serow.1 chromosome X, serow.2, whole genome shotgun sequence includes these proteins:
- the TCEAL4 gene encoding transcription elongation factor A protein-like 4: MEKLCSENEAKPENQGKMENKEQPLDAGKPGAACTREDEENLENQGWTDPKGKTDEEVLTVAERPESETKPKEGAPESQEKPESEEQAQERKAESEGKPESEGKPVSEEEARETKAESEGKPESEGKPESEGKPKEDKPASEPREPRAGRKRPAGEDVPRKAKRKTNKGLAQCLKEYKEAIHDMHLSNEEMIREFDEMARVEDEVKKTRQKLGGFMWMQKSLQDPFHPRGPRELRGGCRAPQRGFEDIPFV; encoded by the coding sequence ATGGAAAAACTCTGCAGTGAAAATGAAGCGAAGCCTGAGAACCAGGGCAAGATGGAAAACAAAGAACAGCCACTGGATGCAGGAAAACCAGGAGCAGCTTGTACTAGGGAAGATGAGGAAAACTTAGAAAACCAGGGATGGACAGATCCCAAGGGAAAGACAGATGAGGAAGTATTAACAGTTGCGGAAAGGCCAGAGAGTGAGACCAAGCCAAAAGAAGGAGCCCCAGAGAGCCAAGAAAAGCCAGAGAGTGAGGAACAAGcgcaagaaagaaaagcagagagcgAGGGGAAGCCAGAGAGCGAGGGGAAGCCAGTGAGtgaggaagaagcaagagaaacaaaagcagagaGCGAGGGGAAGCCAGAGAGCGAGGGGAAGCCAGAGAGCGAGGGGAAGCCAAAAGAAGACAAGCCAGCCAGCGAACCAAGGGAACCGAGGGCTGGCAGAAAGCGCCCCGCTGGGGAGGATGTACCCAGGAAGGCCAAAAGAAAAACCAACAAGGGGCTGGCTCAGTGTCTCAAGGAATACAAGGAGGCCATACATGATATGCATTTGAGCAATGAAGAGATGATAAGAGAATTTGATGAGATGGCCAGGGTAGAGGATGAGGTGAAGAAAACCAGACAGAAACTGGGGGGGTTTATGTGGATGCAAAAAAGTTTACAGGACCCCTTCCACCCAAGGGGCCCAAGGGAACTCAGGGGTGGCTGCAGGGCCCCGCAAAGGGGCTTTGAAGACATTCCTTTTGTGTAG